Below is a genomic region from Desulfonatronovibrio magnus.
TTTTTATAGTACCTCGCGGGGACTGTCCCAATTTCCAAATATGGGACTGTTCTTCAAGGTGGAGGCGGCTTCCAACCGCCTGGAATTAAATAGCCTGCAGGATGCAGGCTCCACTTTAAAGACAGTTACTCACACGTTCGGTCCCGGTCCGCCCGGGCGGTGAATATATCTTTTTTGGGTTGCGGGCATAGCCAGCTTTAGTGATAATGTAATTGTTCTCACTTGAACATATTGGAATAGTTACAGTAAATGATTGCAAAAAGCTTTTGACTGACCAGTTTAGTTGAGTTAGGTTATATGTAGCAATATAATAGATCTTTGGATGTTGCACGGGGACAAACTTTTCTGGACCAATTTTCCTTATAAATATAAGCTTTGGGTATGGGTGTCCATATCCGGAAACTTATGGGGTTTACACGAGGGTTTCAGTTTACACAGGTACACTCCAGCGAATGGCTCAGGAAGAATGCCTCTTTGATACTTTTGAAGAACAACTTCCTCGCTTGAGAGTTAATAGTTATTAGTTGAAGAAAAAACATTTTAAATTAAGTGTCGCTGTAGTGATATAGGCTTCCGGGAAAACTGGGCTGAATGAGGACGCTGAAACAGAGGGATCTTTTTCCGGGCGGGAGATTATTTGAAGCATTGCAAAAGGAGTGGGATATGAAGAAGTGGATGATTATTTCTGCTGGGTTTTTATTTCTGGCAGGTCTGCACATGATACAATGCTCATCAAAATCCAGACAGGTAATGATCACATGCACTTCAGACTGAAAATATTCACGGCCACCCTGGCCATCCTTCTTTTCACCCTGGTTCTCAATTCCGTTTTGAGTATTTCCTCCTTTGAAAATATATACTCCAGGTCCCTTGTATCCATCATGGAATCCAGGGCAATAAACCTCAAGCAGGACATTGAGCGTGGAATCCTTCTGGGCAAGCCTCTGGACGCTTTTGAGGGCATGGACGATATGCTGGCTCAGTTCCTGGATTCCAACCCCAGGGTGGAAAATGTGGCCGTGAGCATGGATTTCGGGGAAATAATCTATTTCAAGGGAGCAGAGGAAAACGGTTCCATGCTTCTTGCCCGGCATGCGCAGGAATTTGAGGGGCAAGATGAAAGCCGCTCCGTTTTTGAACAGGACAGATACATTTTATACCTGCCCATAGTCCACAGGGCTGAACAACAGGCCCACGGAGGGTTACTCCTCTCCTTTTCCCAGGCAGTGATACTGGAGCGCATCACTCAGATGATCAAGGGTGCCCTGAACCGCCTGGGCTGGTCTCTGGGTGGCACTGCCATAGTTCTGGTGGGCCTTCTGGGTCTTTTCGTGGTCCGCCCTATCAGAAATGATCTGGAAAGAATCAGGCAAACCATTTTGCCCATTACCCGGGAGCACGAAATATCAGGGGCACAGGACGTGCCCCGTGAAGAACCGGATAGCCGGTTCAGCCCGTTTTCAAAAGAAGAGAAAACCCATAAGTCCGGACCTGCTGCGTCTGGATCCGGCCGGACGCACCTGACCCAGAAATTTCCGGATTCCAGGATAATCCGCAACGATATTGTGAGCCTTGGCAGCTACCTGCAGGAGATAGCCCTGGAACTTGAATCCAGAGGCAAAGAGGCCGCAGCATCCCCAGGACGTTCATTAAAAGAGATTGCAGACGGCCTGGAAAGTTGCAGCAGCGAGCTTGCCGGGCACCTGGAAAACGAAGAAATACCCCATGAGCTTAGACGTGAACTGGAACAGATCATCAGGGACAGCCGGCAGGCAGTCCAGGTTCTTGGCAGGGTTAAAGAAGACAGGTACGCATCAGGCTTCAAAAAGCCCTCGGATGATATATCGGGCAGGGGAGGCGGCTTATGAAACCAGACCTGAGCCTGAAAGTAAATGCGTTCCTGGTGGCTGTGGCGGTGATCATACTTGGGCAGGCTGCATATTCTTATTTCAATATAAATGCTTTTCAGTCCAGCCATGTGAGCACCATCAGGGAAAAAGCCCAGAGTGCCGGCCAGAACCTGAAAAACGATCTGGAATATGTCCTGGACATTGGCATCTCTCTCGAGAGGATAGCCAGGCTTGAGGACAACCTGGAAAATATCCTCTCCGACCTGCCTGAGGTGGAGTTCATGGAGATCACCGACACCATGGGCTATACACTTTTTTTTGCCGATCATGACCAGGCCCTGGACATTGAACCCGGCACCCGCCAGTCTGATTTTGTCCATAAGCCCTACCTCTCTGAACTGTCCCGCAAGGGCCTGACTCCTCAAGACACGGACATATCCCTGCCTCTGAAAGCGCAGGGTGAGGTTCAGGGCCACATCAATATTCACATTTCCGGAAGTGTCATTCACTCCCAGTCCAGACAGATCATGTGGGACATGCTGACAGTCATGTTCACCTCACTTCTTCTTACTTTTGAATTTCTCACCTTTTTCGTTATCTACTATATAAGCCATCCATTAAGTGTGCTGCGCCGGGACATCTCCCGCAGTTATCCACGGCTTATGCCCGTGGACAGGGACAGGTACGCTTCCCTGGGCGAGATAAGCGTGCTGGCGGATTATTATAACTCCATAGTAAAAAAACAGGCCGAGAGATTTGCCTCAGGTTTGCGGGGCTTTCTTCCGGATCTGTCTCAGGGGTTTTCTGCACCGCCCCGGCAGCAGACAGAAAAAATATCCGGCCTGCTCCAGAACCTTGAAGGACCTGAATCCAGCCGTCCTGCTGCATCCCCGGATGCCCTGCAGAAAATCAGGGTCTGCCTGCAAAAGGTCAACACCTACTGGAGTGATCTGGCCATAAGCCTGGAAGGCGGCAGCAGACTCCATGCACCTGCAGCAGGCAGGGATGAAGCTTCAGGGCCTATCCCTTATTCCCTCATTAGACCTCTTATTTTTCTTTTTATCATGGCCGACGGATTCAGCCTGTCCTTTTTCCCCATGTATGTTGACTCGCTTTATGAGCCAGTACTGGGCCTGTCCCGAGAGATGATAATAGGTCTGCCCATTGCCGCTTTTATGTTTACCATGGCTGTTTCCATGCCTTTGGCCGGGGCCATGACCGATTCCAGGGGCTGGTTCATACCTCTGATAATCGGACTTTTACTGAATGCTGCAGGTCATTTTCTCACAGCCATGGCTCAGGATATTCTGTGGCTTATAGTATTTCGCTGCCTGGCCGCCGTAGGTCTGGGCGTGGTTTTCATGTGCTGCCAGAGGTTTGTGATTGACAATACCAGCCTCAAGGCCAGGTCCATGGGCATGGCCGGATTTCTGGCCGCCTTTTTCAGCGGCGATATCTGCGGCACGGTCATAGGGGCCATGCTGGCGGAAAGAATCGGTTATGCAAACGTGTTTTATGTAAGCGCCATTTTCACCTGTCTGGCCCTGATTTTCGCAGTTCTGGTCTTCAGGGGGGACTTCAGGCCGGCAAAGCCGGAATCTTTGGGAGGCTTTGGCCTTCCTTTCAAAGCCTCTCAGCTTTTCCAGGTCTTCCGGGACAGGGAGTTTGCAGCTGTGCTCTGGCTGCAGGCCATACCGGCCAAGCTGGTCCTGGTGGGATTTCTGTTTTTCTTTGTTCCACTTTACCTGAACAGCATTGATGCCCTGCAGTCCAATATAGGCCGGGTCATCATGTGTTACGGCATATGCCTCGTTTTCGCAGGCCCGCTTATATCACACCTTTTTCCACAGATATATCTTCGCAAATACTTCATACTCCTGGGCGGGCTCATAACTGCCGGGGCAATGCTTTCTTTCGCCCTTTTCAGCGGTTTCATACCCATCCTGGTCATGGTCATAATGCTGGGCATAGCCCACAGCTTTTCCGTATCCTCCCAGGCCTCGGTGATATCTGAAACTGATATTGTAAAAAAGCTTGGCCCGGGGGCAGGCATGGGCATATATCGTTTCTGGGAAAGGGCCGGCAACGTGGCTGGACCGCTGGTAATGGGCTTTCTCATTGCCAGGGTGGGCTATGAGAGCTCTGTGGTGCTTTTCGGAATATTGACCCTGGTCAGCAGCATCCTTTACCTGGGCTTTCTTATCCGTAGGAACTGGATCAGCCATTAAATCAGTCATGAACACTTAAATCTTTAGCCTTGGGAGTTTTTATGGATAAATATTTTGCCTTTCTGGACAATCAGGTCAACGATCTACTACGTGTCGACATAGGCTTCAGCACCTGCCCTGCAAAGGATATCTATCCCCTGGACCCTGAAGTACTGGAAGGATACCGGAAACGCCATGAGCTTATCCGTAAGTTTCAGGACATAACCTCTGATCTTTTGCGGGCCTCCCTGGCTCAAGAAACCGACTCTGACGTTGCCGGGCTTATTATCAATGAACTGCCTCAAAGCTTTGGCTGGAGCTGGCACAGAGAAATTCATGAGCGGGCCCGGGAAATGGGGATTTCACTGCAGCCTGCTTTTTTTCGCACCGACGAAGTTGTGCCTGGAAAAATCTCGGAAATTCAGAGCCCGGGGTCTTTGTGGTGCCAGTGCGAACAGCTCTACTCTTTTTATGAGCATTTCAGTCAGGATTTTAAACGAAAGCCCGTCTTTCCCAGGTCCATGGCCGGGCAGTTCGCCATAGACCTGAAGAAACACCTGGGTGACCAGCCCATGGTGCACCATCTCCTGGATAACGCCTCCATCCAGTCCGGAATGCGTTTTTTCCTGCAGCGAACCAGAGACCACGGGATCAAATATTTCGGATACGACAAAGGCGTCAGTGCCTATGACTGCAACTTTATCCGGGCCCATGCCTTTCACGGACTCATGTCCGACAATTATTTCAAAACCAGGTTTGATGCCTGGCAAAACAAGAGACTGCACTATGATCTGCCACCGAGCATCGTCTTTGACGAAAAAATTCCTCTTATTTTCCCTTTCTGGGAAAAAACCAGGGATATGTATCCTGATGAAATCCGGGAGATCTTCCCTTATACTACTCTGGTGGACCCGGAAAACATTGTCCTGGAAGACGGGGAGCGCATGGATATCCATGAATTTTTCCAGCTTCCCAGGAAAAGAAGGGATTATTTCCTCAAGTATGCCGGATGCGATCTGGACAGCAACTGGGGCAGCAAAGGGGTCTACTCCATGCAGGCTATGACCGGAAAAACCGCCGAGAAGATAAAATTCCTGCTTATTGAAGGTTATAAGCACAACAGATACTGGATCCTGCAGAAAAGTTACTCGGTCAAAGAAGATATCGCCTACCTGGACAGATCCAGTGGATTGCAGGAGATAACCGCCACTGCCAAGTACAGCGGATTTTACGGGCCGTCCGGGCTCATGGGCATTCTGGTCATGCACCGGCCTTTCTACAAGGTTCACGGGGCCGGAGATACCATCGTCAGTCTATGCTGAGAGCTCATTGTCCGGAATTGACTGGACCTTGTCCGGGAGTATCTGTTTAGCGCTTTGCATGTGGCACGGCTTCCTGCCCGGAGGCATACAGCCCGGAGGGGGACTGGCTCTCCCCGCACTTATTTTTAAGTAATAATCTTCACATCAGCTACAAATAAGTCCAGGGTGCCTGCCCCCTGCTTTCCTTAAAAGGGCTAAACAGGTACGTCCAGGAAACGATTTAAATTAAAGATAACATCACATTTTAAACAATAAGTGGAGCACTTTATGCTTAAGTTTTTCAGGCTGCAGAATGTGGGTTTTATCTGCCTGATCCTGGCCGGAATTCTTCTGGCCTCTCAGGCATTCGCGCAGGATAAGAACTACCGGGTGGGCTATATCGAGGGAGGTCCGTACTGGCTTTTTTCAGACTCGCTGCAGGCAATAAAAGATTCTTTGCAGGCCCGGGGCTGGCTGGAAAAAATTGATTTCCCCGGGGATGCTCACTACAGCCCGGGTTGGGACAGGGACGAGCTCCTGGAACAAGAAGCTCGGGAACTGATGCAAAGAGACGACTTAGACCTGGTCCTAACCGCAGGCACTGATGCTACCCGGGCCATACTTGCGGCCAACAACAATAAAACACCCATTGTGGCCATGGCCGTTTCCGACCCTGTGGATTCGGGTTTTGTTCAAAGCATCCATGACTCGGGTGTGGACAATTTTACTGTACGCCTGGATCCGGAAAGATATCCGCGTATGTTTGAAATCTTCCATCTGATTGTGGAGTTCGACCGTCTGGGGGTGATCTATCCGGACACCCAAAGCGGCAGACAGTTTACAAACCTTGGTGCCGCCAGGCGGATAGCCGATGAAAGGGGGTTTGAACTCCTGGAATACGACAGAATCACTACAGAATCCGTCCAGGACTGCTTAGAAGGGATCAAGCACCTCCTGGATGAAGGCATGGATGCCTTTTTCATTCCCTCTCTTCTGGCCTTTGACTGGGAAAGCAGCGATGTGGATAAGATCCTTAGCTTTCTGCGGGAGCAGGGAATACCCACTTTTGCCAGAAACGGTTCCCGGGATGTGGAGGCTGGGGCTCTCATGGGCTTTTCAACCGTGGACTTCAGCAGGAGAGGCAATTTTGTGTCTCAAATGATAATTGATATCCTTGAAGGTAAGCAGCCCAGGTCCCTGAACATGGTGGACAGAGGCATCCCTAAGATATCCTTCAACATTCAGGTAGCCAACGAAATAGGCTTTAACCCCCCGTTCGAGCTTCTGGCAGCCACTGACGAACTCTATCGCAAAATTACCCTGCCTGAAGACAGGCTGGTGGAATGATTTACTCCTTGCAACACCTCAACAGCTCACCGAAGGTTCGCAGGGGGTTTTTTACAGACAGCAATTATGTTCTTAAGGCCTATTAGGGTGAAATATCTTACATAGACGGTTATGGAAACATATACCCTTTAGGTGTTCAGTGGACGAGTTGCTTAAGAACATTGAAAACTTGTAAGACGATAGCCTTTTTGATGCTGCAGTGGGCACGTTTTTCCAAAACCCCCTTGTCTCACAAGTAACTACAATCGAATATGCAATAAATTCAGAATATTATGTTTTTCCCATACAGATTGCTTCGGTCGCTTAGGCTCCTTCGTGGGTGACAGGTTTTCAGCAATTACATTCCTGACAGCACAGCTGTCATTGCGAGCGAGTCTTTTTACCTCGTTGAATACACGCAGTGTAGGCGCAGCCATTCAACTGGGGCGAGCGCGGCAATCCTTGTTGCGAGCGAAGCGAAGCAATCTCGTGTTAAGGCTGATTTTTTAGTTACCTCTTTTTTTGTGGCTCCAGCCACATTTTGAAGAAGCGGCTGGAGCCGCAAGAACTAAACGCCCCCAGGCTGGAGCCTGGGAACGAGCGGTATAAGTTACTCATACGTTCGGTCCCGGGCCGCCCGGGGGAGCAACTCATAACTCTCATAGCCCTCATCATTCTCTGTCTGCCCCGAAACACAACGCTTGACGTCATATACAAAAGTATGCTGCAGTATAAGTTGTATCATTATAAGTTGTATCATTGTAGCTGAATACAGGTATGAAACCATAATCCTGCATAATATTTCAGTATAAGCAGACAATTGTCTGACCTGTTTTTTTGAACTTCGGCAGCAAGCATCAGGAGGCTGTAAATGGGCTCTGATAATCTGGTTTTTCTTGAGAATATTGAATGGTTTGACAGAACCGGAAGGGAAATGCTCCACCGGGTGCCTCAGAAAGGGTCGGGTGAGATCAAGCTTGGGGCTCAGCTGACTGTCCGTGAAAGTCAAGTTGCTGTTTTCTTTTACAAAGGCCGGGCCATAGAGGTTTTTGGAGCAGGGCGACATACTCTGAAAACAGCCAATATACCTGTACTAACAAAGCTTCTCAGCTTCCCCTGGGCATTTGCCAGTCCGCTTAGAGCAGAGGTCTACTTTGTCAACATGAAGGTTTTTACTAATCTCAAGTGGGGTACACGAGATCCTGTAGCTTTCAAGGACGGACAGCTGGGCCTGATCAGGCTAAGGGCTTTTGGGGTATTCAATGTGCAGGTAACCCAGCCACTGCTTCTTATCAACAAACTTGTCGGCACTCTGGGCATGTACTCAACTCAGGAAATCGAAGAGTATCTTAATAGGGTGATTGTCTCAAGATTTAATGACTTTATGGGTGAAAATCTTGACTCTATTATAAACCTGCCAGCCATGTATGATGAGTTTGCCCAGGGCCTGAAAAACAGGCTTTATAACGACTTTGCTCATTTCGGCCTTGGTTTGCCACACTTGTATATCAATTCCATTACCCCGCCTCCCGAGGTTCAAAAAGCAATAGATGACCGATCGCGCATGGGCGTGTTTGATGATATGAACAAGTTGATGCAGTTGAAGGCTGCCATGGCTATGGAAAAAGCAGCCCAGTCAGAAAGTGATGGAGCAGGGCAGGGTATGGGAATGGGCATGGGCTTAATGATGCCGGCCATGTTTGCTCAGTATTTTGCTTCTGCCGGGCCAGGATCTGGTGTTCAGACAGCAGCAAAGAATGTGTCCGGGGACCACGCCTGTCTAAGCTGTGAAAGAAAAGTACCCGATGATGCTAAGTTTTGTGGTCATTGCGGACAACAGCAGGTTGTTTTTTCCAAATGTGACAATTGTGACAGAGATCTTGATCCTGACGCCAGGTTCTGCTCAGGATGCGGAAGCGCGGTTGAACAAAAGCCAAGTCAGCGCTTATGCTCTCAATGCAAAACGCAAAACCTGCCCGAATCACTTTTCTGCAATCAGTGCGGTGAAAAGCTTTAAAAACATTACTATATCCGATTGTATCCGGGACTATTATGAGTTTGTAAAGCAGAACCGTCTTTATGCGGGAGCATTACGCGTTGTTCTGCGACACTTTGTTTCATCTGGATGGGATCAGGCGCTTTTGTTACCGGATAGTCTGATTGTTTTACGTCTCTATCTCGGCAAAAGTGCCTTTACACGGTGGTTGAGGCAATAGTTAACACAAAATTGCTGCAGTAGTGTTGCAAAAGCTCAAAAAAAACCACCTATTTCAGTTAAGGAATAGGCGACCAAGGATATGAGAGGAATTGATGAAGAGCTGTTTAGTTGAGAACTTTGTTTACCAGTTGATCAAACTCTTCCACTGAGTTGACACGGTAAGTTTTCTTGAAGAGCATGTTAAGGATATCTAAGGATTGAACGGATTTAATCTTTTCAGATAATGATTGTCCAACCACATCAAATCTTTCAGTTAAACTTTCAATGATATACTGTTGAGCTTTTATTATTTCACCTTGCTGCTGCCAGTATGGTTTTTCTTTTGCAATAGCTTCGCTAATTATTTCTTGTGCTGCTACACCGTACATTTTTTCACCCCCTGCAAAGTTTTTAACAGAATGGACAAGTCGTTTCCTATGAACTTTCCCTATGGACAGAATATATCTGATGGATATTTCCAGATAATCTCTGGCTTCGTCTCCATCCGGCAATTTCGCTATCAGGCTGTATATTTCATCAATTTTGGACTCAAGCTCATCATAATGAATGTATTTGAGCAACAAATGAAATATCTCCATTACTGTGCTTGTCTTGAATGCCGCATCATCCATCCGGCCGATGTCATGATGGATGTGGCGGAATTTAGGTACGAAATCTAAAAAATGTTCTGATGGCAGTTCAAAGTAATCCTCAAAATGAGTGCTGAACTTCCACTTGTCT
It encodes:
- a CDS encoding Rpn family recombination-promoting nuclease/putative transposase, with amino-acid sequence DKWKFSTHFEDYFELPSEHFLDFVPKFRHIHHDIGRMDDAAFKTSTVMEIFHLLLKYIHYDELESKIDEIYSLIAKLPDGDEARDYLEISIRYILSIGKVHRKRLVHSVKNFAGGEKMYGVAAQEIISEAIAKEKPYWQQQGEIIKAQQYIIESLTERFDVVGQSLSEKIKSVQSLDILNMLFKKTYRVNSVEEFDQLVNKVLN
- a CDS encoding MFS transporter, translated to MKPDLSLKVNAFLVAVAVIILGQAAYSYFNINAFQSSHVSTIREKAQSAGQNLKNDLEYVLDIGISLERIARLEDNLENILSDLPEVEFMEITDTMGYTLFFADHDQALDIEPGTRQSDFVHKPYLSELSRKGLTPQDTDISLPLKAQGEVQGHINIHISGSVIHSQSRQIMWDMLTVMFTSLLLTFEFLTFFVIYYISHPLSVLRRDISRSYPRLMPVDRDRYASLGEISVLADYYNSIVKKQAERFASGLRGFLPDLSQGFSAPPRQQTEKISGLLQNLEGPESSRPAASPDALQKIRVCLQKVNTYWSDLAISLEGGSRLHAPAAGRDEASGPIPYSLIRPLIFLFIMADGFSLSFFPMYVDSLYEPVLGLSREMIIGLPIAAFMFTMAVSMPLAGAMTDSRGWFIPLIIGLLLNAAGHFLTAMAQDILWLIVFRCLAAVGLGVVFMCCQRFVIDNTSLKARSMGMAGFLAAFFSGDICGTVIGAMLAERIGYANVFYVSAIFTCLALIFAVLVFRGDFRPAKPESLGGFGLPFKASQLFQVFRDREFAAVLWLQAIPAKLVLVGFLFFFVPLYLNSIDALQSNIGRVIMCYGICLVFAGPLISHLFPQIYLRKYFILLGGLITAGAMLSFALFSGFIPILVMVIMLGIAHSFSVSSQASVISETDIVKKLGPGAGMGIYRFWERAGNVAGPLVMGFLIARVGYESSVVLFGILTLVSSILYLGFLIRRNWISH
- a CDS encoding ABC transporter substrate binding protein; the protein is MLKFFRLQNVGFICLILAGILLASQAFAQDKNYRVGYIEGGPYWLFSDSLQAIKDSLQARGWLEKIDFPGDAHYSPGWDRDELLEQEARELMQRDDLDLVLTAGTDATRAILAANNNKTPIVAMAVSDPVDSGFVQSIHDSGVDNFTVRLDPERYPRMFEIFHLIVEFDRLGVIYPDTQSGRQFTNLGAARRIADERGFELLEYDRITTESVQDCLEGIKHLLDEGMDAFFIPSLLAFDWESSDVDKILSFLREQGIPTFARNGSRDVEAGALMGFSTVDFSRRGNFVSQMIIDILEGKQPRSLNMVDRGIPKISFNIQVANEIGFNPPFELLAATDELYRKITLPEDRLVE
- a CDS encoding SPFH domain-containing protein; its protein translation is MGSDNLVFLENIEWFDRTGREMLHRVPQKGSGEIKLGAQLTVRESQVAVFFYKGRAIEVFGAGRHTLKTANIPVLTKLLSFPWAFASPLRAEVYFVNMKVFTNLKWGTRDPVAFKDGQLGLIRLRAFGVFNVQVTQPLLLINKLVGTLGMYSTQEIEEYLNRVIVSRFNDFMGENLDSIINLPAMYDEFAQGLKNRLYNDFAHFGLGLPHLYINSITPPPEVQKAIDDRSRMGVFDDMNKLMQLKAAMAMEKAAQSESDGAGQGMGMGMGLMMPAMFAQYFASAGPGSGVQTAAKNVSGDHACLSCERKVPDDAKFCGHCGQQQVVFSKCDNCDRDLDPDARFCSGCGSAVEQKPSQRLCSQCKTQNLPESLFCNQCGEKL